Genomic DNA from Apis mellifera strain DH4 linkage group LG6, Amel_HAv3.1, whole genome shotgun sequence:
ACATTTACTCATGTTTGGTTTTGCGATGTATTATTACGACCTGGTTTCGAGTTTTATCGTGGATACAAGGTACCACAAACCAAGAATCTTCAAGGATACTTGGATTACATTGATGGTTTGCCTGCAATGGATACACCCGAAGTTTTTGGCTTACATCCGAACGCGGACATTACTTATCAAATAAACACGGCAAAAGGAATACTTGACACAATTTTGAGCGTTCAACCCAAAGAAGGAGGTGCGCAAGGAggtgaaacgagagagaacgTCGTGTATAAACTTGCCACAGACATGTTGGCCAAATTACCGAAACAATACAATTCGTTTGAAGTGAAAGAAGCACTTCAACGAATGGGAGCCTTGTTAccgatgaatatatttttaagacaaGAAATCGAcaggtataattttttattttttatcatctctcttttaaaatttgtttccttgttaattttataaatttacaggATAAGCAAAGTTATTAAAGAAGTGCGCAATACTTTAACAGATTTAAAATTAGCTATCGAAGGTACCATTGTGATGAGTCAAGGTTTGCGTAAGTCACTAGATGCAATGTATGATGCTCGTATTCCAGAGAAATGGTTAAAAATATCCTGGGAATCGGCAACATTGGGATTTTGGTATACGGAACTTTTGGAACGAGATTATCAATTCAGATTATGGTGCATTTATGGCAGACCTAAAGTATTTTGGATGACTGGTTTCTTTAATCCTCAGGGATTTCTAACTGCTATGCGACAAGTTAGATAAAtatgtttcaatttaatttaattttcttaatttaatttaatttctttaatgtgatgtaatatttatcaattgaaaagaatattatttatattttaaataataaatttgaatattttgcagGAAGTGACTCGAGCGCATAAAGGATGGGCTCTTGATTCTGTAGTGTTGCAAAATTTGATCAcaagatttaataaagaagatataaaGAATCAACCTCAGGAAGGAGTTTACGTTCATGGTCTATTTTTGGAAGGAGCCTCGCTCGATCGTAAAACAAGCAAATTAATAGAAAGTAAACCGAAAGTTTTATATGAACAAATGccagtaatttatatttatgccaTAAATACAACTGCAGGAAAAGATCCGAAACTTTATGAATGTCCTATATATAGAAAACCACAAAGAACAGATTCGAAATACATCGGATCGATAGACTTTGAAACTGATCATAATCCTCGACATTGGACATTACGAGGTGTAGCTCTTTTATGcgacataaaataaaataaaatgtctcAACTATggtattattctttctttttattattattttcttatttttcttttctaatatgcatatttatcAATCCTATAatcagtaataaataatttttttttaaatttactatgcttttgtgaaaaatatatattagtaattgactataataaaagattaatattcaatctttttaaaaatattcggttacaaatagttaatttatagaataaatattaatttactgacttttgatttttatctatattttattctattacaatactttttcttcaattttatatataatttataaatattataaatttattggtattttaaaatataaagatattcacAATATGAAAAAGCAAATTAAAAAcgataatcttattttaaatttaatctacattctataatctttataaataattatttatatatagaaaaaaatattatttcctgtaaataaaaatttataaaatcataaaaataattaatttttaagtaatataaataatatgtgactttaaaatatttattgatcaaattcaaattttaataaataaattattaaatattatataatattttaataatatataatattatataatattatatatagaaatattactatagaaaataattttcgtttgctaacaaaaaagaatattacctTTATTTTTTGTTCCATTCTAATATGTACATCCAtctaatatatacacataaatataaatatattaaataagaaaaaaagaaaaaaaatataaaatttatttcaaataccaattattttttacatctattttttttttcttttttttttttgctttttttttttttatattggaatGAAGATTCTGTAAGAAAattctataagaaaaaaaagaatacaataagtaatttttcatatcatattaatttataaataataataaaataaacaatatttcgtgaaaattatattaaacacaaatctacaaaatttatatatatatatatttaaaataaaataattttatattatgtaaaattatatttttaaaaaattttattatgaagaatagaaatctttgaatagaaaaattttaaatctatatttgaaaaatatgtttatatttgtttaaatttgtttaaaaaaaaaatgtttgaaaaatatagatataatatctagatgtatttatattttaaagtttttcaatataaaattaaagtaaaaaaatattttcaaatatttcggtataaaattaacaaaaccTCTGTAattttctcctaataaaatttgtttcaaaatttgtttcaaaatatataacaaaatattcttattaaatataatatatgcataaaattcatctattttattttttattctactatGTAATTCTACTATGTCAAAAAAACTACTATAGTATCTATCATTTTTTGTAATGCACGTAATTTAGTTTCACTTTCCGTTTCTCCTAAAGCAAGTTCTACGATACTAGGACTTGTATTTATTCTCATAgctataatgatattttctgAAGATGGAATACATAGAGATGTAAAATCTAAACCAATATCTATCAatatatcttcaaatttttttattaagtattcTATACATTCTTCAGAAACATGACTTTGATTTGAtggaataatagataaaattctttcaattatttctttacgtGTTTCATCATCATATTGAGACTTAAACTGAATATGATATTCTGATAACTTAATgcctaaattaatttttttagctgTAGGTAATTTTGAAAGTTTAGTATATTGAGCCTTagcaattttattagaattttccatttcctgatcaatattttgtttttttttgtcaaatatattattatcatttaaatcagGTACTAAATCAGTTAATTTATCTAACATTTTTTTAGCAGCTTCTTGTTTAGCTTGCTTTTTCGTTTTTGCAACACCAATTTCTTTAAGAGTTGCTACTTCACACTCAATAGTAAAAATCTTTGCATGTGGAGGTCCAACATCACTAATTTGCTGATACTTAGGatcttgtaaattattttcaacacaCAAatcctataataattattaatatatattgatattattctatatctatataattctatataatatttagacaAATAAATATGACTTACTTGTAAAGCACCAACTGCATTTACAAATGGTATATCTGGTGGAATTCTTGATATTTCAGGAATTATTGGTAGTAAAGGTGTTCTTATAGGTGATTGAGCTGGTGATGCTGGTAATTGTAAATAACCTCTCTTTGTTGCAATAGTTTCTAGCATTGCTTTTGCAGCTTCATGTTTTGCATCTTTCTTAGAACGTCCAATACCAGAAGCAATAAGATCATCACATTTTACTTGATACGCAAAAACATTCATATGTGAACCTCCTCCATCATGTATAAGTTCATAATTAGgtgttatcttattttttaccaTCATTTCTTGTAAAATAGATACTGGTGTTTTACTCATTTTAAATACAGATTCCTTAATTTTgtctttatatcaataatatcaattttataaccactttctattaataatattattaattttaatattattaatatttaattaattttgcattaaattaaatttatgatttttattgttatattatttacatatacattatattatctgtaaagaataaaaaaaactaataaatatattgataaatatgtaaaaatagaaaaatttttttgcataaaatatttaaatttgtaatacaatatatttcatgaaaaacaattataaacaaaatgaacaaacatttataatcattatacatatataatgaatgtattaataatttaattataacaatacctaatattgtaaaaaatacaaatcaagattaattataaatatatataaaaatgatttaactcTTTACAAATTatgttgtataattttatatttcacaatatattctacaatattttatttaataaattgtacttataaaaatgaatcaattttttttttttgttaataatgtaGAATATTTACCTCATCTTGAAGAAAAGATATCTTTcagttaaattataagaacTATTAGTCAGAAAATAATACtcatccgaaaaaaaaaatgtatatttactttataaataggGGAAGAATAGAATAGATCACTTTTGAACTTTATGATttgtttacaatattaaaaaaaaaatttacatcaaTTCATACTAGTAAAcatacgaaaaatttaaaactagtttttataaatattattattatatacatattttattattttaaaaatctacatttttaatataaattataaatattaatataaaatctaattaataaatattaatataaattaaagtattttgttacaaaatatataatcgattattattgatatcacTATTTTGTTTCGATACCAAGGTATATAATTAAggcaaattttaatgaaatttaaaatgttttttaaaatattaaagataaatattttaataatattcaaatattcaaatatatttttaattatagattaattaatatagattaataaattaatgcaataacgtaaaagtaattaattattttttaaattattttattttttttattttaatttatccttatttaatattttttataatataaactattatatttttataatatatattgttatatactgaaaaatataaatatattatatatacataataaatatattaataaacacactatactttctttctttaaattttgaatctatatactataattttacaaaacatGTTGCTGTTAGCTATTATACTGTTGTATGGTATGCTATACTGATTTCTAACCTCgtgaaattgtattaatataaaacgttagtaaaaatttttgatttcatcATATCGtgttaataaacattaattttaaaaattttaaaacatcgattgaagtgaaattttatcattaaaagtaattaatatatttctatcaaatgtgtataaatacattataaaaaagatcacaaaaacaatttatattaaatattcaaacaatgataaatttaaatttttcaagaatttggattatagaatttaatgctttatattatttaagaaattatagaaatgttGTTTCAATACCatctaaattaacaaatatacataataattttttatttaatttgtataatgtaaataaattttctactgcaaatacattattaaaaagtaaagatcgatataaagaaaaaaaaaaagtaatacatGTTAATCTTGATGAAATAcgtgatattataaaagtagATCATATGATATCACGTTTTGATGgcacaattgaaaaatataaagatcaaatgataaaaaatctaCCTTTACGCACAAGAATAGGTGCTATAGAACAATTAACTATAACATTTGAAGATGAAGAACATAAACTTGAAGAGCTTGTAGAAATTAATCGTAAAcctaatatgataatattaaatgtatctgCATTTCCACAAATAGTTCCAAGTATTTTAGAGGCTTTATCAAAAtctcaaatgaatttaaatccaCAACAAGAGGGTACAACTATTTATATTCCAATTCCTAAGTaagttttcttaatattaaatatataattcattttttttatttaatatattaatattattataaaatttaatagaattacaaAAGAACATAGAGAAGTTTTAACAAAAATggcaaaacaatattttaataaatgcaaagatattattagtgatataagaaatgaatatgttaaggagttgaaaaattatgaaaatgcaccaaaagatttaatttttaaagctgaagattatataaatgtgaCACAAAAAGAGTACGTAAAAAAAGcagaacaattattaaaatcaaaacaaaaagaacttttaggagaataattttaatttttatattttgtgtatttgcatacatataaatatagatcatatatttacattttttgttttgatataaaactctagaatgtatgtatatagatatatataataaatatataatataaatatatatatgatataaaaatattattattattattgattgtgtttttattatattttattttagattatattaataataatttattaaaattatttaaatattaatgataatttgttaaagttaaaatttatatcatattaattaattaaaattattaattaattttgattaattaattaattaaaattatattatatataattaataaataaataataaatgaattataaaacaaaaattctataataatatttcgtaattaaatttatttattatatggaagactatatataggatattccaaaattaacgcaagatttaaatttgccgccatttttgttGGCCGCCATTAAGTTGTTGGCAACCCTGAAGTTTCCCAGGGGGAAGGGTTAGTAAAAATGGAGTGTTATACGGTACAACGTGTCttcattattgaacaatattttaaaaataattaaagtttggTGGCCGCAAAATAAGCGATGAAGCACATTTTCACTTCGATGATTTTGTTAATCGCCAAAATTGCCGTGTTTGGGGTTCGGGGAATTCACATGTGATTAGCGAAAAACAAATGCACCTACAACGTGTCACTGTTTGGTATGCATTTTGGACAACAGGCATCATTGGATTATACTTTTTTGAGAATAAGGCTGAGCAAGCAGCAACTATTAATGGTGCTCGATATGGCGACATGATAATACAGTTCTTTCTACCGAAATTGAGTGATATTGATATGGCCAATATATGATTTCAACAAAACGATGCCACATGCCATACAGCcaataaaacaattcaattactgCATGAGATATTTCCTAGTCATGCACTTTCGTTTCGGTGATCAAAATTAGCCTCCTAGATCATGTGATTTAACaccattaaatttcttcttatgaGGTTATTTGAAGTCAAAGATCTGTCAACAATCTCACAATCTCACACGTGCATCTCACAAGAGGAAATTAAATGTTGCATCAACGAAATTCAGCCACAATTATGCAGAAAGgtcatgaaaaatttcaacgaaaggGACTTAGTATTTAGCAAATTAttacacattatatataattcttattttttatataattaattatatataactatttatatttctatttattctgatatatgtataattatacattatattatacatattatacatctgtataattatacattatgcatataattaaaaagagctTTGCAAAGAGTTTTTGTGGcagtttctaaaatttcttttttatgaaaacttatattaagttgtagaaaattattagatttttctaaatatgaaaatcatatCTCTGGTAGGCAGATACATATGGCAGATACTTTACTTACTACTTTAAATGTTTCTTGACaccattcaataaaattactagcttttatatctataagttaaaaaaaattaaattttcttttaatataaaaaatttaactatttataagtaatttaaaagttccaagtattttagaaattttattaaaatgaatttaaatccaCAACAAGAgggtacaattatttatatttcaatatctaaataaattttcttaatatgaaatatataatataatatatatataattcattttttttatttaatatatatattatatattataatattatatattataatattattataaaatttaatagaattacaaAAGAACATAGAGAAGTTTTAACAAAAAtggcaaaataatattttaataaatgcaaagatattattagtaatataagaaatgaatatgttaaagagttgaaaaattatgaaaatccaccaaaagatttaatttttaaagctgaagattatataaatgcgACACAAAAAGAGTACGTAAAAAAAGcagaacaattattaaaatcaaaacaaaaagaacttttaggagaataattttaatttttatattttgtgtatttgcataaatacatataaatatagatcatatatttacattttttgttttgatataaaactctagaatgtatgtatatagatatatataataaatatataatataaatatatatatgatataaaaatattattattattattgattgtgtttttattatattttattttagattatattaataataatttattaaaattatttaaatattaatgataatttgttaaagttaaaatttatatcatattaattaattaaaattattaattaattttgattaattaattaattaaaattatattatattataattaataaatgaataataaatgaattataaaacaaaaattctataataatatttcgtaattaaatttatttattatatggaagactatatataggatattccaaaattaacgcaagatttaaatttgccgccatttttgttGGCCGCCATTAAGTTGTTGGCAACCCTGAAGTTTCCCAGGGGGAAGGGTTAGTAAAAATGGAGTGTTATACGGTACAACGTGTCttcattattgaacaatattttaaaaataattaaagtttggTGGCCGCAAAATAAGCGATGAAGCACATTTTCACTTCGATGATTTTGTTAATCGCCAAAATTGCCGTGTTTGGGGTTCGGGGAATTCACATGTGATTAGCGAAAAACAAATGCACCTACAACGTGTCACTGTTTGGTATGCATTTTGGACAACAGGCATCATTGGATTATACTTTTTTGAGAATAAGGCTGAGCAAGCAGCAACTATTAATGGTGCTCGATATGGCGACATGATAATACAGTTCTTTCTACCGAAATTGAGTGATATTGATATGGCCAATATATGATTTCAACAAAACGATGCCACATGCCATACAGCcaataaaacaattcaattactgCATGAGATATTTCCTAGTCATGCACTTTCGTTTCGGTGATCAAAATTATCCCCCTAGATCATGTGATTTAACaccattaaatttcttcttatgaaGTTATTTGAAGTCAAAGATCTGTCAACAATCTCACAACCACACGTGCATTACAAGAGGAAATTAAATGTTGCATCAACGAAATTCAGCCACAATTATGCAGAAAGgtcatgaaaaatttcaacgaaaggGACTTAGTATTTAGCAAATTAttacacattatatataattcttattttttatataattaattacatataactatttatatttcatatttattctgatatatgtataattatacattatgcatataattaaaaagagctTTGCAAAGAGTTTTTGTGGcagtttctaaaatttcttttttatgaaaacttATACTAAGtcgtagaaaattattagatttttctaaatatgaaAAACGTATCCCTGGTATGGCAGATACTTTAAATGTTTCTTGACaccattc
This window encodes:
- the LOC411482 gene encoding ribosome-recycling factor, mitochondrial → MLLLAIILLNYRNVVSIPSKLTNIHNNFLFNLYNVNKFSTANTLLKSKDRYKEKKKVIHVNLDEIRDIIKVDHMISRFDGTIEKYKDQMIKNLPLRTRIGAIEQLTITFEDEEHKLEELVEINRKPNMIILNVSAFPQIVPSILEALSKSQMNLNPQQEGTTIYIPIPKITKEHREVLTKMAKQYFNKCKDIISDIRNEYVKELKNYENAPKDLIFKAEDYINVTQKEYVKKAEQLLKSKQKELLGE
- the LOC725512 gene encoding RISC-loading complex subunit TARBP2, giving the protein MSKTPVSILQEMMVKNKITPNYELIHDGGGSHMNVFAYQVKCDDLIASGIGRSKKDAKHEAAKAMLETIATKRGYLQLPASPAQSPIRTPLLPIIPEISRIPPDIPFVNAVGALQDLCVENNLQDPKYQQISDVGPPHAKIFTIECEVATLKEIGVAKTKKQAKQEAAKKMLDKLTDLVPDLNDNNIFDKKKQNIDQEMENSNKIAKAQYTKLSKLPTAKKINLGIKLSEYHIQFKSQYDDETRKEIIERILSIIPSNQSHVSEECIEYLIKKFEDILIDIGLDFTSLCIPSSENIIIAMRINTSPSIVELALGETESETKLRALQKMIDTIVVFLT